The Neodiprion lecontei isolate iyNeoLeco1 chromosome 2, iyNeoLeco1.1, whole genome shotgun sequence genome segment taggTGTGTAGATATGCAAAGTTACACTCAACCCACTTCTCCCTGACTGCTGGGTAATCATGCTTATACATACTGCATATATACACAGGAGCCTGATTGTTATagacggttgttaccggcacACGCCTGCCATTCTCGGCATAACTAAATCGCCATGCACGACTAGTTGCTACATTTTACCCACGTTTTACGGGCGCGTGTAGGTCTCGGTGTGCTACACGGCTTGTCCTAAATCCCAACCTCAAGGATGATGTTTCACTTAATTACAAAATACAGAACGGACAACCCAGGGATGTGTTCCTAATTCGCGGGGATTCGTGATAACATCTCTGTACAATAATTCTCGGGTAGTCAAACTTGTTGCTCAATCCTTGACGAATGTTTTACCAATATTTCAATGACGCTCTTTAATTTCATCTGAAAATTACAGGCATAAGCATATGCATAAGTACAGGCATCCTTTTTAAGCCCTTGACTGTCAGTGTCAGAAACATATGGGCAGAAAAAAGTCGTACCACTTTGGTGTCATGACATATATGTAGGCattggaaacaaaaaacatgtttttacTACATCGATTTGACTGCGATTTGGTAAATCATAGTTTTTTAGGTCGCTGAATAACAGGATAaatccacatttttttttttttttttgcaacacaAAAGTGGCACGTAAATCTCATTTTCGCCTGACTGTTAAGGGGTTAAGGACAGAGTcagaaatttgaattctttACGCTTAAAAAATTCGTCTATACATTCGTTTCATAGATAACAGGTGTTACATCCTCGTAGACTTCCTTTCGTCACACTTTCGCGGTTTCTCTACAACAATTAACGTCCTCACATTTAACCAGAGTCGATTTCTAACTTCCAACAACCGTTAGCTGGGATAATTAGAATCCTGAATGGGCTGCCATTGTGCCTGCCGCGAACAGGTGCCTCGCCTCGAGCCAGGCGGCAAGCTACATTCGCTCCATTGTAAAATTATCGATAAAACACGAAGCCGGGTTCTAATTAATCTCGGATATTCTCGCGCCGCACCTGAGAAAATTGTTCGAATATGTACGACGGcgttttgataaatatttttgttattttcattcgaaatcgAGGTAAGTCATGAATTAAAAGAAGCGCCGATCGGCTGCAATATAGACGTTGTAACAACGCTTTAAACTCGAGGAACGCCTGCAGGTACCGCGTGTATAAAACCTTTCATCAACAGCTTGAGTTACATAATTTTCCGAACTAAATGGTTCTATTTTCAGGCAGACTTTTCGACCCCGGAGTCACGCGAGTGTCCATCACGAGGATGCGGGAGTATTGTACCGACCGTGTTAAATTTAAATCTTCACTCGTCGCGTTGTAGGTTCACTCTGCGCACATCTGCGTATCAAGTATTTACGATAGCCCGTGTAGCAAAATAAAGCTCGCGAAGCACACGCGTGATGCGCTGGGTTCGTAGGTATGCAAGTATATTGTACCTATACTCCAACGTGCGTATATCGCCTTTCCCGAAATAGACATCTGGGATGGTTATTTTCCTTCCTCTCCTTCCTCCCCTTCctcttttcttctcctttcgTCACCCCCgtcttcatctttttcttcttcttcttttccttcttccgCAACTGCAGGTGGAGTCGAGTTTACGCAAGAGAATGCCAACGACGCGATATTGATCACTTGGAAATGTGTATACCTATGgcgaaaaacatgaaattacGGTGATACATGTAGctgtatgattttttgaaaaaaaaaaaaacaattctaaaTCAAAATTACATCGTTCAATacgaattttgagtctgggttctagttgtcaaattttaatttcttctacgtaaataataaatgaaaaaattgttttatcagACAAAAGTTTgcttaaagaaaaattacctattttctgaaatatttattgtaaataataaccGCGCTAACTTCAATTTTGCGTTTAAATcacatttattcaaaaataataattaataataagcTAGGAatgtaaaagaattgataaacaaagtttaaaaatgaatgtttTTCGTACTTCTTCTATTCTTCTTCATGCGGACATTTTCGTATCAAACCCCAAACGTAATCTTCCATCGTGCTCTAATTATACTGCTCCTGATAACGTTAATAACGACAAAGTTCATCACGTCTTGGTGAAAacgttttcctttttcttccgaACAGGCACCCATATTAGCTATCAACCAAAAACTCTTCAAGACTTATTTATCATCGTAAAAAAGACAGAATCAAACTTTACGAGTAATAAGTAATgattttggttattattcgatgtataGAATAGAAATGTATCATCTCAATAGACACTccacaaaaaaatatttttctttcatcgacCTGTGTCATCATTCAAAGCCACGTGTGCGTAGGATTATATTATCATCGAGATGATTTTTCACCTGTCGTACATTAATTGCATTGAATCAGATCGAATCATGGGACATTGGTTTTCTTCCCGCTTTAGCCACCCGCTGGCTATCCGCAAGGCTAGATCGGAAGTTATAGGATCGCGGTGACCCCGAGAGTTTTCCAGGGGTCGACCTTGGGGGGCGACCAAGGAGTTCCAGGGACGAAACGGGGAGAGGCGTTGTATCGAAGGAATATTAATTAGGCAGATAAATACCGGggtgtaggtataatacgtTAGGTATGCCTGTAACCTATCCGTCCATGCGTTTACGTAGGTATGTCTCGTGTCTGAATACATGTACCTATATTCAAATCGCGACCGTGGCCGGAGTCGCGCACGCCTAGATGTGTTGTTTGCCAAAATATATGCAGAAGGGAGtcgtaataatttataaccGGTGACAACTCCGCGTGTTGTACGCTAGTATAGTTATACATACGTAGGCTGGAAGGAAGAAAggaggtgagaaaaaaaagggagaaaTCGCATCGCGAGTACATAAATAACGCTTGTGATACACGTTGGTGAGAAAATAGAGGTATTCTCACGGTTgtttcatcgttttttttttcatcatattttaGTCTATTTTGTCTTCTATCGAATATAGCGATCGCCACTAATAagaagctaaaaataatcgatgcttCGATTAATCGGGTCCAaagaaataatcgaacacgactcgattgaatcggtaaaagGAAATCGATTAgtcgattatttcgtattcttattttcaaacgGTGCATATGGTACCAAAGTTTCGCAAACTTCAGCCCGTAGtcttttgataatttatagtttcatttgaaatattattcaatttcaggtgaaaatattcattcatctttCACTAGTTACATGAAATAAGtgtacttacaattagtatgtaaaacgatgataataattgactCTAATCACATAGCGTCGTTCATAGGagtaagaaaacaaaaaccgattgtgagaaaaaataatcgaatcgTCGATTagtcgagtttgaaaaataatcgattattcttGATCATTCTTAATCGAATATCTTCAGACAGATAATCTTAGAGTCAACAGTTCCCGGGTttagtcttttttttataataataataataataaattctcACGCAGCTCTGGTTATATCGCGTAGATTAACGCGATCGCTCAGAGGCCTATTACTAAATcggagaaagaagagaaaccAAAATAAGCGTACACGAGTATGCGAGACTGTTGCTGCCAATCCCTGAGTGTTTCGATTCTCCGGATGACGATGCGTAACCTCTTCTGTGTACAGCTGTACACACATAAGTACGTCAGACGTACGTTGGAAATACACGTACGTTGTACCTACGTACAACTCGGGATGCGGGTTTAAAATTAGTTTCGGTTTATTTTCAGCCAAAAGTCGAGTAGTATACCTACACGTCCATGTGTACGTGTAAGCATACGCGCGTGTAATTTAACTGCACGTTAAGCACACGTTCTTATTCGATTCGTAAACCATACACAACAGTTGGCATTGGTTAGGATCGAGAACTGAGGTACATACGTGGGTTTCATCTGGGAATCACGGTGCGCGTTCAAATCGCCGCCCCCCGGCTCCAAGTTTATAAACATCTTTTAAGATGCGCAAATTGCGCAATCCGCGTTACACGTACCGTATGCAAGTACGAAtgttggataaaaataatgttgcCGTACATCCCATTCTCTtcttaatataatatacgtgtataagtATGTACCTATGTACGTTATACTGTGAGCCGAAAATAATAACATACGTAAATACAATTTTAGTTTGCGTTACTGTATCGTTATCatatttatacaaatattatatCGGTGTGTTTACGTTTATTGTTATGGGTTACTTATGAATAGTCCGCAGCCGCATTTCGTGATCGTGCGTAATTATACAACGCGAGCCTTTGctccgtgaaattttttttctctcgtttacACACTTATCATTCACTTTTCTACACAAGTCGACAATCTCTTCCGTGCATGCTTGATCTATACTTAAGAATTGATATGGTATAATACGTTGACTGAAGACTGTTGAAGACGTTTATCCTAATGGGGTTTTGTGTGTTATATGGGATTTCGAGTTAAATGGCTACCGCCGATAAAAGAAgctgtttacaaaattttgggATCGTACGCGccatttcaaaaaaatacgaaattatcgattaatttttaccgattcaatcgagtcacgtacgaatatttttttggacccgattaatcgatcacTTTTAGCTTAGTGGCCATCGCTACCAGGGGTAacagttttcaaattcttcacATAGAGGTGATAAGAAAACACACGCCTCACAATCAGAGTCGTAACGCGTATTGGACTTCGCTTCTTTCGCCGTGCGCTCAATTTAAACCTAATTGTCATTGTAATGACCGTATCGTGCCTCGATTATCGATTAACTTGCGGCCAGTGCGTGCATTGCGAAGTTGGtattttctttgctttttttttattgatttttattcaagatcGCGAGGGGAAAGGCCGCCGCGCTATTGTGTCACGAGTATGAATTATAATAGCTTGAGAGCTTACGGTGTTTGTAATGCAAATTATGCGCTTGAATAGTCGATACATGTGTGCAAAGAGACACATGCTTAGATGCAACGAGTATCAGCTGAACGATTTTgaaagtttattcaatttttcatgtcACGGGTCGTTGGAGGCCTTTGCCCGTAAACCACGGGCCAACTGTGTCTAGGTCATCTATTATTAGGCCTCCTTCTtatatcccccccccccccccccctcgatATGTCACAGATGCGATCGGTTCAATTATAATGTGGAGCGGTACAACACAATCAgtacaataattataacagCAGTAACAATAAGAATGGTAGCGCATTTTGAAGATAACAGATTGCTTGGGATTGGGGGTTAAAGAGAAGAACGAACCGAAGAGTGAGAAATCGAGACACGTcagatatttgaaattgtaattgTATATTTCAATTGATAACGTGCATATATTGATGAGTTTCACAGTCAACGAATTCCGTCATACCGACGAAACTTGAAGTTAATTAAGGTGCAATATCGGTTTTTGTTCCTCTTGAATTGTTTGGTATGGAAAATAGCGATACTGCGACACATTATGCATGTATGAACATCGATTAGCTAATTATACTTCAAGTGGAAAATACAATgtaggatattattattattattaacattattattgttttaattCTTTGTCTATCCATTTGGCAACAGTCAACAACAATGGAGTcagttaattattatttatattataataatagtacTGATGGTAATAGTAATACAATATGAATTTATCTCGCATTTGGTTAAACACACCGCGACgtaaatgtttttcatatttctccCCTTACTCTCTTATAATGTGTTACAAGCGATCATCGGACTCAACTAATCCGTATTTcaatacctatacgtataatgcGGGAACGTCTTGCTACCGTTCAAACTGCTCTAACACGCAAAGTTGGATGGGAAAATAGGTAAATTATCAAGTACCCAAAAATTTCCTGACACTCTTTCATGGGGTTATGATTCAATTGGTATAATTGAGGATTCTAACGACAAGAGTTTAGCATGAGTTTGTTAATTACTCAACTAGTTAACTTTTTACTGCAAGACGATTCAACACAGCTGGTAATATCAACACGTTACCTTAGGATTACTTTAAGCATACCGTTGATTTATAAAACGATGTTTTAAGCGCAGCATCCGTTTAAAATTAGTTAACTCGCGAACAAATGGCGATCTCGtaaattgaaagaattaatCTCGCACGTTTCTAATTTTAACGCCCTTTCACTGATTCTGTCGAACCTCAAGTTATGGAATGTTCCCATacgatatatatgtatttgtcTAGTTAAACGTGTACTACGTTTTCTTCCCTTTTTGCAAATGTCTCGAAATAGTAAGAAAAATCCAGGATACGATGATAAATCCGATCAATTAATCGTGCACGCCAGCAGCCTAGAAATTTCGCAGAAAATAtcacttttttcatctttcaagCGAATTCAATTTCTGTACAGAGAAGAATCATTTTCCAAACTGACGATCGAACTTTTGAACTATTCTCAAGATGTGACTCAACCCGTTTCCATCCTCAATTTTAGTAATTCTTAATTCTCTACCACCACCACTACTGCCACCAAATTTTGCTGTTTTCAAACGATACCTCAGTTAGGCTGCGGCAACGGCTCGATTTCGCGTCTCAGTATCAAACTCTTCGGATTGCTTCTGCTACTTGGGCTTCTTCGTTCCAAAATTTCTCACTGGACCCAAGAGGCCGGAACCCACATGGGTTCAGTTTCTACTCTTATAATTGCGTTTACGAGCTGCTCAAAAGCCATTGACAGGTCTGCATTGATGATAGTTTCATCGAAATGATGAGAATAGTGGTATTCTATTCGTTCACTGCGGTGAATCATTTCGTGGAACTCGTCGTCCTGAAACAGTGTCGATTAAGAGGAATAATGTGCTAAAACAAGCGAGAAAAATATCGTAGAGTTGACCGTCATTACTCATTTCCGTACCGTAAAACCCCGTGAGTTTTTCTCGTCAAATGTGGATCTTGCCCTTGCTTCGTTCCTAGTTTCTTTAAGGATCTCGAATTTAGGTGGTTTGATGAAGATAACGAACGGCTTGAGCTGCGGATTCCGCAGCATCTTGACGGCCTGGTAATGCGGGCTGAGCACACAAACGTATCCGGCATTCACCAGGGATTCTACACTCTCCCTGCTTGTGCCGTAAAGATTTCCTTTATATTCTCCATACTCTACGAACTTCCCAGAGGCTATGTCTTCGGTGATCCTTTCACGCGTCACGAAGAAATACTCTTTGCCGTTCACCTCGCCAAGTCTGGGTGGTCTTGAAGTGTCTGTTTGATGGAAACAATTGTTCgagtcatttatttatttacttatttattcataataaAGGGGAAGTCCCTTAATACACGAatgatacaagaaaaaaaaagttttgatagaataataaaatattaacacAACAAGATAgcagaaaaaggaaaaaaaatacttgtttatattttaaaattcacaaatacAATACAGGGAGGGCTATTGCAAGGATCAAACTGATAAACGTGCTTGTTACACAGTAGAGACAGTTTGTTTACGGGagatataaaattgtaattaggGTTATCTGTAATTTCGAAAATCCGAGGACCTTCAGAAGCTGGCTTGtttatttcattgattttctGGCAGAGGCATGCTTGCAGAATGgtaatcaaatttattttcttcaatatacTCACAGGGGATTGGCGTCCTGTATTTTTCTGGATCAGTAGCAATGAGTCTGCGCTTCAGTTCGTTCCTGCCGACTCCAGGAGGCCCAACAAGAACGATGGGCCTGTAGGACCCGGGCCTCGGATAGAGCTTGGCGACTTCCTCGTAAGTTGGCATCTCCTCTCGGTCAAAGTCATCGTTTTCTGCCACGTCATACATGATCTTTTTAGTCTTAAGAGCTTGCAAGTTGCACTTTGTGGGCACGACGTGCGAGGAGGTCTGGGGACGAGGGCACAGGGCAGGCAAAGGCACTGGAACAGAACACAGACCTAATCGAATGTTAGGGATCTGAGGTGATTAATTGTTGTTAAGAGTAGTtcccaattattttttttttttcaaatatcttcaACGTTATTTTATCCTCTCATTATAAATTCCATCGATAGAGTTAGGAAACAAGGAAGCAGGGGATTGATTGCTGCATTTATATCCACAAACAAGCATCGTTGTAACTGGGAAATGCAAAATATATTAGTTAGCCAAAATTCATGTCTTATATAGAAACAAAACATATTTGGAAGACTTTTTCGAACGTGTCAAAGTGATCAAACAAACTCTAACAAATTCGGGCACACACATGTATGAAATACAAAATCTTTAACTTTACCAAATTGTGATGATCGAATGAAATAACACTCGGGTGAAACTATTTTGATTGTAAAACTTTTTAAGCAACACCAAAGGTACTATAATAATTCAGCAGCACGTCCTTCACATTCGACTATAATAAGGTAACGATCAATAACCTACTGCAGctgatattttatacatacaagAAGTTTTATTAGAACTAGAATAAACCAGGGGACAATGAAATTATATACATCCATACTTGAATACACTCAGTTTTATAAAACTATTACAAAGTTCTGAgtctttttttgaaatacatctataaataaaaatacctatAGATCTTCAAAATCTAAATAATCAAACTATTAATAGGACAGCAACGTGTACCACTTACTTATGTTGTCAGTTTCGTCATTCTGCTCCTTCATGTGACGCTGTAAGACGATGATTCGCTCCTGGAGGGCTCGGCTCGGTATGAGACCAGCTCGCATATTGCGATCGCCTTCACGTCGTGCTTGCCACCTTTAAATACAATGTTGTATCATAATTATTCAGTAgagtttttatcaattttgcGAATAGAGGAGTTCGAGAAATTgctgacattttttaattcgtgCTTTCAGGACTTAGAAATTGAAGTAATGTCCTAAAATTagagttttttgtttcagccTTTCTCGCCTGACGACGATACCAACCAATGAGAATCGTCCTGACTAACAATATGAAGTACATCTCCCTTGACAAAATCCAAGCCTGCTTCCTTGCAAGGTATGAAAGGATCATCAGCCGCGGTGTATGAGAAATGTGCCCGAACACGAACCTGCGAATGAGTATTTAAGAACTACTTCTAGGCTCAACATATACATAGTTTGAAATTAGAACAGAAATTTAAGGCGTTCCAAGCTTTCGTTTGAGAATATACCTCATTACCTTGCTTTCCCTGACGCCAGACTTGCTATCCGCTGGAATAATCACAAACGAGATGGTGcctttcgtatttttctaaatgagagaaaaagaaaacattgcAAAAATAGAGACGTGTACTTATTAAATATCACGAAATCTTAAAAAGTGTGCTCACCAGAATTTCCAGCACATAACTCGGTGTCTTTCCTTCAACGCTGATACCATTCACCTCGCAAATCTCGTCGCCGGCGTGAATAACGCCGGATCTATCCGCTGCGCCTCCCAGCATTATCCGAACAAAGATGATCTTGCCGGTTTCTTCGCAGTTTCTTATCGTCGCCCcctataaaaaaatagaatctgaTATATAGGGT includes the following:
- the LOC107216965 gene encoding MAGUK p55 subfamily member 7 isoform X3, with the translated sequence MENVNRDAALSKLLASLEKNKAELPSCTDEEFGFLSELLRSKELNALVNVHNKITSNSKDDKFFPVLSNAMDVDIDVLDLLSTRTHVSEDCKELFHLLQKPHIQGLLCAHDSVAQKDYYPRPPEIHAEVDEDEEYVKLVQLVKSDEPLGATIRNCEETGKIIFVRIMLGGAADRSGVIHAGDEICEVNGISVEGKTPSYVLEILKNTKGTISFVIIPADSKSGVRESKVRVRAHFSYTAADDPFIPCKEAGLDFVKGDVLHIVSQDDSHWWQARREGDRNMRAGLIPSRALQERIIVLQRHMKEQNDETDNISLCSVPVPLPALCPRPQTSSHVVPTKCNLQALKTKKIMYDVAENDDFDREEMPTYEEVAKLYPRPGSYRPIVLVGPPGVGRNELKRRLIATDPEKYRTPIPYTSRPPRLGEVNGKEYFFVTRERITEDIASGKFVEYGEYKGNLYGTSRESVESLVNAGYVCVLSPHYQAVKMLRNPQLKPFVIFIKPPKFEILKETRNEARARSTFDEKNSRGFTDDEFHEMIHRSERIEYHYSHHFDETIINADLSMAFEQLVNAIIRVETEPMWVPASWVQ
- the LOC107216965 gene encoding MAGUK p55 subfamily member 7 isoform X1; amino-acid sequence: MENVNRDAALSKLLASLEKNKAELPSCTDEEFGFLSELLRSKELNALVNVHNKITSNSKDDKFFPVLSNAMDVDIDVLDLLSTRTHVSEDCKELFHLLQKPHIQGLLCAHDSVAQKDYYPRPPEIHAEVDEDEEYVKLVQLVKSDEPLCGAEVEPFVGATIRNCEETGKIIFVRIMLGGAADRSGVIHAGDEICEVNGISVEGKTPSYVLEILKNTKGTISFVIIPADSKSGVRESKVRVRAHFSYTAADDPFIPCKEAGLDFVKGDVLHIVSQDDSHWWQARREGDRNMRAGLIPSRALQERIIVLQRHMKEQNDETDNISLCSVPVPLPALCPRPQTSSHVVPTKCNLQALKTKKIMYDVAENDDFDREEMPTYEEVAKLYPRPGSYRPIVLVGPPGVGRNELKRRLIATDPEKYRTPIPYTSRPPRLGEVNGKEYFFVTRERITEDIASGKFVEYGEYKGNLYGTSRESVESLVNAGYVCVLSPHYQAVKMLRNPQLKPFVIFIKPPKFEILKETRNEARARSTFDEKNSRGFTDDEFHEMIHRSERIEYHYSHHFDETIINADLSMAFEQLVNAIIRVETEPMWVPASWVQ
- the LOC107216965 gene encoding MAGUK p55 subfamily member 7 isoform X6, which gives rise to MDVDIDVLDLLSTRTHVSEDCKELFHLLQKPHIQGLLCAHDSVAQKDYYPRPPEIHAEVDEDEEYVKLVQLVKSDEPLCGAEVEPFVGATIRNCEETGKIIFVRIMLGGAADRSGVIHAGDEICEVNGISVEGKTPSYVLEILKNTKGTISFVIIPADSKSGVRESKVRVRAHFSYTAADDPFIPCKEAGLDFVKGDVLHIVSQDDSHWWQARREGDRNMRAGLIPSRALQERIIVLQRHMKEQNDETDNISLCSVPVPLPALCPRPQTSSHVVPTKCNLQALKTKKIMYDVAENDDFDREEMPTYEEVAKLYPRPGSYRPIVLVGPPGVGRNELKRRLIATDPEKYRTPIPYTSRPPRLGEVNGKEYFFVTRERITEDIASGKFVEYGEYKGNLYGTSRESVESLVNAGYVCVLSPHYQAVKMLRNPQLKPFVIFIKPPKFEILKETRNEARARSTFDEKNSRGFTDDEFHEMIHRSERIEYHYSHHFDETIINADLSMAFEQLVNAIIRVETEPMWVPASWVQ
- the LOC107216965 gene encoding MAGUK p55 subfamily member 7 isoform X5, translated to MENVNRDAALSKLLASLEKNKAELPSCTDEEFGFLSELLRSKELNALVNVHNKITSNSKDDKFFPVLSNAMDVDIDVLDLLSTRTHVSEDCKELFHLLQKPHIQGLLCAHDSVAQKDYYPRPPEIHAEVDEDEEYVKLVQLVKSDEPLGATIRNCEETGKIIFVRIMLGGAADRSGVIHAGDEICEVNGISVEGKTPSYVLEILKNTKGTISFVIIPADSKSGVRESKVRVRAHFSYTAADDPFIPCKEAGLDFVKGDVLHIVSQDDSHWWQARREGDRNMRAGLIPSRALQERIIVLQRHMKEQNDETDNIKNDDFDREEMPTYEEVAKLYPRPGSYRPIVLVGPPGVGRNELKRRLIATDPEKYRTPIPYTSRPPRLGEVNGKEYFFVTRERITEDIASGKFVEYGEYKGNLYGTSRESVESLVNAGYVCVLSPHYQAVKMLRNPQLKPFVIFIKPPKFEILKETRNEARARSTFDEKNSRGFTDDEFHEMIHRSERIEYHYSHHFDETIINADLSMAFEQLVNAIIRVETEPMWVPASWVQ
- the LOC107216965 gene encoding MAGUK p55 subfamily member 7 isoform X4: MENVNRDAALSKLLASLEKNKAELPSCTDEEFGFLSELLRSKELNALVNVHNKITSNSKDDKFFPVLSNAMDVDIDVLDLLSTRTHVSEDCKELFHLLQKPHIQGLLCAHDSVAQKDYYPRPPEIHAEVDEDEEYVKLVQLVKSDEPLCGAEVEPFVGATIRNCEETGKIIFVRIMLGGAADRSGVIHAGDEICEVNGISVEGKTPSYVLEILKNTKGTISFVIIPADSKSGVRESKVRVRAHFSYTAADDPFIPCKEAGLDFVKGDVLHIVSQDDSHWWQARREGDRNMRAGLIPSRALQERIIVLQRHMKEQNDETDNIKNDDFDREEMPTYEEVAKLYPRPGSYRPIVLVGPPGVGRNELKRRLIATDPEKYRTPIPYTSRPPRLGEVNGKEYFFVTRERITEDIASGKFVEYGEYKGNLYGTSRESVESLVNAGYVCVLSPHYQAVKMLRNPQLKPFVIFIKPPKFEILKETRNEARARSTFDEKNSRGFTDDEFHEMIHRSERIEYHYSHHFDETIINADLSMAFEQLVNAIIRVETEPMWVPASWVQ
- the LOC107216965 gene encoding MAGUK p55 subfamily member 7 isoform X2, whose protein sequence is MENVNRDAALSKLLASLEKNKAELPSCTDEEFGFLSELLRSKELNALVNVHNKITSNSKDDKFFPVLSNAMDVDIDVLDLLSTRTHVSEDCKELFHLLQKPHIQGLLCAHDSVAQKDYYPRPPEIHAEVDEDEEYVKLVQLVKSDEPLCGAEVEPFVGATIRNCEETGKIIFVRIMLGGAADRSGVIHAGDEICEVNGISVEGKTPSYVLEILKNTKGTISFVIIPADSKSGVRESKVRVRAHFSYTAADDPFIPCKEAGLDFVKGDVLHIVSQDDSHWWQARREGDRNMRAGLIPSRALQERIIVLQRHMKEQNDETDNIMPLPALCPRPQTSSHVVPTKCNLQALKTKKIMYDVAENDDFDREEMPTYEEVAKLYPRPGSYRPIVLVGPPGVGRNELKRRLIATDPEKYRTPIPYTSRPPRLGEVNGKEYFFVTRERITEDIASGKFVEYGEYKGNLYGTSRESVESLVNAGYVCVLSPHYQAVKMLRNPQLKPFVIFIKPPKFEILKETRNEARARSTFDEKNSRGFTDDEFHEMIHRSERIEYHYSHHFDETIINADLSMAFEQLVNAIIRVETEPMWVPASWVQ